One Microbacterium sp. No. 7 genomic window carries:
- a CDS encoding LysE family transporter, which translates to MSLALWISLLTASIIISFTPGAGAVNTMSNSLTVGWRRSLWGIIGQQLALVVHVLIVAAGVGVLVAGSPVLFNAIRYAGAAYLVFLGIRLILTKPSADAGDAEPSRSTTGAWAMLRRGLWVNLLNPKAIVFFLAFIPQFIRLDQPLVPQYVVLTVTVVVVDVIVMWFFFAAAARPFRRYVSTPRGQRTLNAVFGALFIVVAALLLFVH; encoded by the coding sequence ATGAGCCTCGCCCTGTGGATCTCGCTGCTCACGGCGTCGATCATCATCAGCTTCACGCCCGGCGCGGGCGCCGTGAACACGATGTCGAACTCGCTCACGGTCGGATGGCGCCGCTCGCTGTGGGGCATCATCGGGCAGCAGCTGGCGCTGGTGGTGCACGTGCTCATCGTCGCCGCGGGCGTGGGCGTGCTGGTGGCCGGATCGCCCGTGCTGTTCAACGCGATCCGCTACGCGGGCGCGGCATACCTGGTCTTTCTCGGCATCCGCCTCATCCTCACGAAGCCGAGCGCGGATGCCGGCGACGCCGAGCCGTCGCGCTCGACGACCGGGGCGTGGGCGATGCTGCGCCGCGGGCTGTGGGTGAACCTGCTCAACCCGAAGGCGATCGTGTTCTTCCTCGCCTTCATCCCGCAGTTCATCCGGCTCGACCAGCCGCTCGTGCCGCAGTACGTCGTGCTCACCGTCACGGTCGTGGTCGTCGACGTGATCGTGATGTGGTTCTTCTTCGCCGCCGCCGCGCGCCCGTTCCGCCGCTACGTGTCGACCCCGCGCGGCCAGCGCACCCTCAACGCCGTCTTCGGCGCCCTCTTCATCGTCGTCGCCGCCCTCCTCCTCTTCGTCCACTGA
- a CDS encoding DeoR/GlpR family DNA-binding transcription regulator: MYAPERQQIVEQLIDAHGRVSVIDLARRFGVTTETVRRDLHQLEDRGVLRRVHGGAVAPNRVSTAEFSLAEREQRGSEAKHAIAQRALDLVPEGFTGSIYLDAGTTTGVFAHALGARVAQRSIEVVTHSMTIAHALAGVTGLGLTAIGGRVRGLTAAAVGAHTVATIERMRPDIAFVGTNGICERFGLSTPDPDEAAVKQAIVAAAQRVVVLSDSSKFGQQLLVSFAPLADIDVLVTDRAPDAALSQALIESEAEVWTP; the protein is encoded by the coding sequence GTGTATGCGCCGGAGCGACAGCAGATCGTCGAGCAGTTGATCGACGCTCACGGTCGCGTCTCGGTCATCGATCTCGCGCGGCGTTTCGGCGTGACCACCGAGACCGTGCGACGCGACCTCCACCAGCTCGAGGACCGCGGCGTGCTGCGCCGCGTGCACGGCGGCGCCGTCGCCCCGAACCGCGTGAGCACGGCCGAGTTCTCCCTCGCCGAGCGCGAGCAGCGCGGCAGCGAGGCCAAGCACGCCATCGCACAGCGCGCCCTCGATCTCGTGCCCGAGGGCTTCACGGGCTCGATCTACCTCGACGCGGGCACGACGACGGGCGTCTTCGCCCACGCGCTCGGTGCGCGCGTCGCGCAGCGGTCCATCGAGGTCGTCACGCACTCCATGACCATCGCGCACGCGCTCGCGGGCGTGACCGGCCTCGGGCTCACCGCGATCGGCGGACGCGTGCGCGGGCTCACCGCCGCCGCCGTGGGCGCCCACACCGTCGCGACGATCGAGCGGATGCGGCCCGACATCGCCTTCGTCGGCACGAACGGCATCTGCGAGCGCTTCGGGCTCAGCACGCCCGACCCCGACGAGGCCGCCGTGAAGCAGGCGATCGTCGCCGCGGCGCAGCGCGTCGTCGTGCTGAGCGACTCGAGCAAGTTCGGGCAGCAGCTGCTCGTGTCGTTCGCGCCGCTCGCCGACATCGACGTGCTCGTCACCGATCGTGCCCCCGACGCCGCCCTGTCGCAGGCGCTCATCGAATCCGAAGCGGAGGTCTGGACCCCATGA
- a CDS encoding 1-phosphofructokinase family hexose kinase, protein MIVTLTAHPSLDRTVTLAAPLRVGEVQGARSLREDAGGKGINVAGVLAGAGRAVVSVLPLDDADPFATVLRTTGLAVRPVRVRGNVRANLAIVDSDGVTTKLNLPGVALGAVELDRLVDETVAAVEDADWLVIAGSLPPGAPSDFYVTVIEAVREQWGDAAPLIAVDTSGPALHAVVDRARPDLIKPNDEELAELAGVALDPQSDLADAVHRVARELVPDRVAAAFVTLGGAGAVLVTADGAWFGTPPPIRVRSTVGAGDSSLAGFVLARSEGATPEECVRSGIRYGSAAASLEGTQAPTASDLPSGDIPVRALSL, encoded by the coding sequence ATGATCGTCACTCTCACCGCGCATCCGTCGCTCGATCGCACCGTGACGCTCGCCGCGCCGCTGCGCGTCGGCGAGGTGCAGGGCGCCCGCTCCCTCCGCGAGGACGCGGGCGGCAAGGGCATCAACGTCGCCGGCGTGCTCGCGGGCGCCGGGCGCGCGGTCGTCTCCGTGCTCCCGCTCGACGACGCCGACCCGTTCGCCACCGTGCTGCGCACGACGGGACTCGCCGTGCGCCCCGTGCGCGTGCGCGGCAACGTGCGCGCGAACCTCGCGATCGTCGACTCCGACGGCGTGACGACCAAGCTCAACCTGCCCGGCGTCGCGCTCGGCGCCGTCGAGCTCGACCGGCTCGTCGACGAGACCGTCGCCGCCGTCGAGGACGCCGACTGGCTCGTGATCGCCGGCTCGCTGCCGCCCGGGGCGCCCTCCGACTTCTACGTCACCGTCATCGAGGCCGTGCGCGAGCAGTGGGGCGACGCGGCTCCGCTCATCGCGGTGGACACGTCGGGTCCCGCCCTGCACGCCGTCGTCGACCGCGCGCGCCCCGACCTCATCAAGCCCAACGACGAGGAGCTCGCGGAGCTCGCCGGCGTCGCGCTCGACCCGCAGAGCGACCTGGCGGATGCCGTCCACCGCGTCGCCCGCGAGCTCGTGCCCGACCGCGTGGCGGCGGCCTTCGTGACGCTCGGCGGCGCGGGCGCGGTGCTCGTCACCGCCGACGGCGCCTGGTTCGGCACGCCGCCGCCCATCCGCGTGCGCAGCACGGTGGGCGCGGGCGACAGCTCGCTCGCCGGCTTCGTCCTCGCACGGTCCGAGGGCGCCACGCCCGAGGAGTGCGTGCGCAGCGGCATCCGCTACGGCTCCGCCGCCGCATCCCTCGAGGGCACCCAGGCCCCGACGGCTTCCGATCTTCCCTCCGGCGACATTCCGGTGCGCGCCCTCTCCCTCTGA
- a CDS encoding PTS fructose transporter subunit IIABC: MADIITPQLVSLDEPLGGDKRAVIEALAARVAGEGRATDAAALAADAWAREEKDETGLPGGIAIPHAKSPAVTTPSLSFARLKPGVDFGAFDGPADLVFLIAAPDTAAEEHLAVLSKLARAFMREEFTTGLREAATPEDVVHLVRVAVGEIEEAAPAEEAAAAPVAAVPADAGVQVDGRPARIVAVTACATGIAHTFMAADALTAEGKKQGIELTVEPQGSSGYKAIDSAVIDAADAVIFAVDVDVRTPERFAGKPVVRAGVKAGIERPAELIGKAIAAAKDPNAERVSGSATASSSAPTEAESVGARIKRWLLTGVSYMIPFVAGGGLLMALGFLLGGFDVTDEAANVIIQNSLWDLPAGGIGQYLGSVAFMIGSTSMGFLVPVLAGYVAFAIADRPGIAPGFVAGAVANLMSAGFIGGIIGGLLAGFIAWWLGTFDVPRWLRGLMPVVIIPLIGSIVASGLMVLFLGRPIASLMVAMTDGLNNLAATGAIVGVGALLGLMMCFDLGGPVNKVAYSFAAVGLGAATAGNNTPYLIMAAVMASGMVPPLAMALASTVLGRKLFTPVERENGKAAWLLGASFISEGAIPFAAADPLRVIPASMIGGALTGALSMAFAVESRAPHGGIFVFFAISPVWGFLVALAAGTVVSALAIIALKAWVRKKPVEAAAVAVPA, translated from the coding sequence GTGGCAGACATCATCACTCCGCAGCTCGTCAGTCTCGACGAACCGCTCGGCGGCGACAAACGGGCCGTGATCGAGGCCCTGGCCGCGCGCGTCGCGGGCGAGGGCCGTGCGACCGACGCGGCCGCCCTCGCCGCCGACGCCTGGGCGCGCGAGGAGAAGGACGAGACGGGCCTGCCGGGCGGCATCGCGATCCCGCACGCCAAGAGCCCCGCCGTCACGACCCCGTCGCTCTCGTTCGCCCGTCTCAAGCCGGGCGTCGACTTCGGTGCGTTCGACGGACCGGCCGACCTCGTCTTCCTCATCGCGGCGCCCGACACGGCGGCCGAGGAGCACCTTGCGGTGCTGTCGAAGCTCGCCCGCGCCTTCATGCGCGAGGAGTTCACGACCGGGCTGCGCGAGGCCGCGACGCCCGAGGACGTCGTGCACCTCGTGCGCGTCGCCGTCGGCGAGATCGAGGAGGCCGCGCCGGCCGAGGAGGCCGCAGCGGCCCCCGTCGCCGCGGTTCCCGCCGACGCGGGCGTGCAGGTCGACGGCCGGCCCGCCCGCATCGTCGCGGTCACCGCCTGTGCCACGGGCATCGCACACACCTTCATGGCCGCCGACGCGCTCACCGCCGAGGGCAAGAAGCAGGGCATCGAGCTGACGGTCGAGCCGCAGGGCTCCAGCGGATACAAGGCCATCGACTCGGCGGTGATCGATGCCGCGGATGCCGTCATCTTCGCCGTCGACGTCGACGTGCGCACCCCCGAGCGCTTCGCGGGCAAGCCCGTCGTGCGCGCGGGCGTGAAGGCCGGCATCGAGCGCCCCGCCGAGCTGATCGGCAAGGCGATCGCCGCGGCGAAGGACCCCAACGCCGAGCGCGTCAGCGGCTCGGCGACGGCGTCGAGCTCCGCTCCCACCGAGGCGGAGTCGGTCGGCGCGCGCATCAAGCGCTGGCTGCTCACGGGCGTGAGCTACATGATCCCGTTCGTCGCGGGCGGCGGCCTGCTCATGGCGCTGGGCTTCCTGCTCGGCGGCTTCGACGTCACCGACGAGGCCGCGAACGTCATCATCCAGAACTCGCTGTGGGATCTTCCGGCGGGCGGCATCGGCCAGTACCTCGGCTCTGTCGCCTTCATGATCGGTTCGACGTCGATGGGCTTCCTCGTGCCCGTGCTCGCAGGATACGTGGCGTTCGCGATCGCCGACCGTCCCGGCATCGCGCCGGGCTTCGTCGCGGGCGCGGTCGCCAACCTGATGAGCGCCGGCTTCATCGGCGGCATCATCGGCGGTCTGCTCGCGGGCTTCATCGCCTGGTGGCTCGGCACGTTCGACGTGCCGCGCTGGCTGCGCGGCCTGATGCCGGTCGTGATCATCCCGCTGATCGGCTCGATCGTGGCATCCGGGCTCATGGTGCTGTTCCTCGGGCGTCCCATCGCGTCGCTCATGGTCGCGATGACCGACGGGCTGAACAACCTCGCCGCGACGGGCGCGATCGTCGGCGTCGGCGCGCTGCTGGGCCTCATGATGTGCTTCGACCTCGGCGGCCCCGTCAACAAGGTCGCCTACTCGTTCGCCGCCGTGGGGCTCGGCGCCGCCACCGCGGGGAACAACACGCCGTACCTCATCATGGCCGCCGTCATGGCCTCGGGCATGGTGCCGCCGCTCGCGATGGCGCTCGCCTCGACCGTGCTGGGCCGCAAGCTCTTCACGCCCGTCGAGCGCGAGAACGGCAAGGCGGCGTGGCTGCTCGGCGCATCGTTCATCTCGGAGGGCGCGATCCCGTTCGCCGCGGCCGACCCGCTGCGCGTGATCCCGGCGTCCATGATCGGCGGCGCGCTGACCGGGGCGCTCAGCATGGCGTTCGCGGTCGAGTCGCGGGCGCCGCACGGCGGCATCTTCGTGTTCTTCGCGATCAGCCCGGTATGGGGCTTCCTCGTCGCGCTGGCTGCCGGTACGGTCGTCTCGGCGCTGGCTATCATCGCCCTCAAGGCGTGGGTGCGCAAGAAGCCCGTCGAGGCGGCAGCCGTCGCCGTTCCGGCCTGA
- a CDS encoding HPr family phosphocarrier protein: MAERTATVASSSGLHARPAKLFVQAVQETGVPVTIAVEGGPDLNAGSILSLMGLGATQGTVVTLKAEGDGADAALEKLVAFLETDHDAE; encoded by the coding sequence ATGGCAGAACGTACGGCCACCGTCGCGAGCAGCTCGGGTCTGCACGCTCGTCCCGCGAAGCTGTTCGTGCAGGCGGTGCAGGAGACGGGCGTGCCCGTCACGATCGCCGTCGAGGGCGGCCCCGACCTCAACGCCGGCAGCATCCTGAGCCTCATGGGCCTCGGCGCCACGCAGGGCACGGTCGTCACCCTCAAGGCGGAGGGCGACGGCGCCGACGCCGCGCTCGAGAAGCTCGTCGCGTTCCTGGAGACCGACCACGACGCGGAGTGA
- a CDS encoding MBL fold metallo-hydrolase, with product MRVTKHEHACLRLEQGGSTLVIDPGDFTPPLHGVQALAGIVLTHQHPDHWTPEHLDRLRRDAPEAPIFGPAGLAAAAAGHDVTVVHAGDTAQAGPFALRFFGGRHNVIHESIPVIDNVGVLVDDVFYYPGDSYAVPEGVDVQLLAAPIGAPWLKIGEAMDFVLATRPRRAFGTHDMGLSSIGLGMHRDRLRWATEQHGGEFLALSAGDSTEV from the coding sequence ATGCGCGTCACGAAGCATGAACACGCCTGCCTGCGCCTCGAGCAGGGCGGCAGCACCCTCGTCATCGACCCCGGCGACTTCACCCCGCCGCTGCACGGCGTGCAGGCGCTCGCGGGCATCGTGCTGACCCACCAGCACCCCGACCACTGGACGCCCGAGCACCTCGACCGCCTGCGTCGCGACGCCCCTGAGGCGCCGATCTTCGGCCCCGCGGGCCTCGCCGCCGCGGCCGCCGGTCATGACGTCACGGTCGTGCACGCGGGCGACACCGCCCAGGCGGGGCCGTTCGCCCTGCGCTTCTTCGGCGGGCGGCACAACGTCATCCACGAGTCGATCCCCGTCATCGACAACGTCGGCGTGCTCGTCGACGACGTCTTCTACTATCCCGGCGACTCGTACGCGGTGCCCGAGGGCGTCGACGTGCAGCTGCTGGCGGCCCCGATCGGCGCTCCGTGGCTGAAGATCGGCGAGGCGATGGACTTCGTGCTCGCGACCCGGCCGCGCCGCGCGTTCGGCACGCACGACATGGGCCTGTCGAGCATCGGCCTCGGCATGCACCGCGATCGCCTGCGCTGGGCGACCGAGCAGCACGGCGGCGAGTTCCTCGCGCTCTCGGCGGGCGACAGCACCGAGGTCTGA
- a CDS encoding DUF4349 domain-containing protein, whose translation MNDRTIALPPLSEARIDEIEDALFDRIARDDAARRSAETRRTRRRGRAWAGGLAAAGIVAVAAFIGPQLVSGGISGGMSADSSAAESAPMPADGSSFMGGSGLRESSTSDSLAVDPELPQSIDGVKASELVEADAPREVIVTASASVEVDDIDTALEAIQSAVTSRGGFVENMSVGDGGSPVYDSGAYAPDVYSAPASSHAWITVRVPSDVLTEVNTQLREIGRVTASQIDRNDVTTQAIDLRARVASLEASVERLTTLMGEAGSTADLLAAESALSQRQAELDSYRQQLTYLEGQVQLSTLSISLSTPAPPVKADPAGFGDGLAAGWNGFVATVNGIVIGLGFLLPWLVAAAVVLFIVIAVRRVRRARRTDTKDTAAPPLAE comes from the coding sequence ATGAACGACAGGACCATCGCGCTGCCGCCGCTGAGCGAGGCGCGCATCGATGAGATCGAAGACGCGCTCTTCGACCGGATCGCCCGTGACGACGCCGCACGCCGATCCGCAGAGACCCGCCGCACGCGCCGTCGTGGCCGCGCGTGGGCGGGCGGGCTCGCCGCGGCGGGCATCGTCGCCGTGGCCGCGTTCATCGGCCCGCAGCTCGTGTCGGGCGGGATCTCGGGCGGGATGTCGGCCGACAGCAGCGCCGCGGAGTCGGCGCCGATGCCGGCCGACGGCTCGTCCTTCATGGGCGGGAGCGGGCTGAGGGAGAGCAGCACGAGCGACTCGCTGGCGGTCGACCCGGAGCTGCCGCAGAGCATCGACGGCGTCAAGGCCTCGGAGCTGGTCGAGGCCGACGCGCCGCGCGAGGTCATCGTGACCGCGAGCGCATCGGTCGAGGTCGATGACATCGACACGGCGCTGGAGGCGATCCAATCGGCCGTGACGAGCCGCGGAGGCTTCGTCGAGAACATGAGCGTGGGCGACGGCGGCTCGCCCGTCTACGACTCGGGCGCCTACGCGCCCGACGTGTACTCGGCGCCCGCCTCGTCGCACGCGTGGATCACGGTGCGCGTGCCGTCCGATGTCCTCACCGAGGTCAACACCCAGCTTCGGGAGATCGGCCGGGTCACCGCGTCGCAGATCGACCGCAACGACGTCACGACGCAGGCGATCGACCTGCGCGCGCGCGTCGCCTCGCTGGAGGCCTCCGTGGAGCGGCTCACGACGCTCATGGGCGAGGCGGGCTCGACGGCCGACCTGCTCGCCGCCGAGAGCGCGCTGTCGCAGCGGCAGGCCGAGCTGGACTCCTACCGGCAGCAGCTCACGTACCTGGAGGGTCAGGTGCAGCTGTCGACCCTGTCGATCTCGCTGAGCACGCCCGCTCCCCCCGTGAAGGCCGACCCGGCCGGCTTCGGCGACGGCCTCGCGGCCGGCTGGAACGGCTTCGTCGCCACGGTGAACGGGATCGTCATCGGCCTCGGCTTCCTGCTCCCCTGGCTCGTCGCCGCCGCCGTCGTGCTGTTCATCGTGATCGCCGTCCGCCGCGTCCGCCGCGCCCGCCGCACGGACACGAAGGACACCGCCGCACCACCGCTGGCCGAGTAG
- a CDS encoding RNA polymerase sigma factor, with protein sequence MSETASPPTDAELVAAAAGGSEHAFRRLYRAYVRPVYWIAHGLLGNPADAEEVVQETFLAAWRKLPGLELAGESLLPWLVTICRFQSANRVRRQIRDREHTAGAVEETLPATVDVERQVVDGLLVDAVLAEVGALSTLDQEIFRLCAAEGYAYHAAAEQLGVSHGTVRNRLSRIRTRLRTTIDSEMT encoded by the coding sequence ATGAGCGAGACGGCATCCCCTCCCACTGACGCGGAGCTCGTCGCGGCCGCCGCGGGCGGCAGCGAGCACGCGTTCCGGCGGCTGTATCGCGCGTACGTGCGGCCGGTGTACTGGATCGCGCACGGGCTCCTGGGCAATCCCGCGGATGCCGAGGAGGTCGTGCAGGAGACGTTCCTCGCCGCGTGGCGCAAGCTGCCCGGGCTGGAGCTCGCCGGCGAGTCGCTCCTGCCGTGGCTCGTGACGATCTGCCGCTTCCAGAGCGCCAACAGGGTGCGACGGCAGATCCGCGATCGCGAGCACACCGCCGGCGCCGTGGAGGAGACGCTTCCCGCGACCGTCGACGTCGAACGGCAGGTCGTCGACGGCCTGCTCGTCGACGCCGTGCTCGCCGAGGTCGGCGCGCTCAGCACGCTGGACCAGGAGATCTTCCGCCTCTGCGCGGCCGAGGGCTACGCCTATCACGCGGCGGCCGAGCAGCTCGGGGTGTCGCACGGCACCGTTCGCAATCGTCTCTCCCGCATCCGCACCCGGCTGCGGACCACGATCGACTCGGAGATGACATGA
- a CDS encoding TerC family protein — MDLPVWFEIGSMVVLVAILIIDLLLIIKRPHIPSARESTLWVVFYVVLALIFAGLLWMFAGGEFAGQFVAGWLTEYSLSIDNLFVFVLIMGQFAVPRQYQQKVLMVGIIIALVLRGIFILLGAAIIENFLPIFYLFGAFLIYTAWKQAFPGEEHEEQKEGFLVRMIRRRVAISDDYDGAKVRTVVNGKKIFTPMVIVFVAIGMTDLLFALDSIPAIFGITQNAFIVFTANIFALMGLRQLYFLLGGLLDRLRYLHYGIAFILAFIGVKLIFHAMHENEVPFINGGQHITWVPDISTWTSLLVIVVSMTVATVASLIASAREARRGPEAKIAPRSDDA; from the coding sequence ATGGACCTCCCCGTCTGGTTCGAGATCGGCTCGATGGTCGTTCTCGTCGCCATCCTCATCATCGACCTCCTGCTCATCATCAAGCGCCCGCACATCCCGTCGGCCCGGGAGTCGACCCTGTGGGTCGTGTTCTACGTCGTGCTCGCGCTCATCTTCGCAGGGCTGCTGTGGATGTTCGCGGGCGGCGAGTTCGCCGGCCAGTTCGTCGCCGGCTGGCTCACCGAGTACAGCCTGTCGATCGACAATCTCTTCGTGTTCGTGCTGATCATGGGGCAGTTCGCGGTGCCCAGGCAGTACCAGCAGAAGGTGCTGATGGTGGGCATCATCATCGCGCTCGTGCTGCGCGGCATCTTCATCCTGCTGGGCGCCGCGATCATCGAGAACTTCCTGCCGATCTTCTACCTCTTCGGCGCCTTCCTGATCTACACCGCCTGGAAGCAGGCGTTCCCCGGCGAGGAGCACGAGGAGCAGAAGGAGGGCTTCCTGGTGCGGATGATCCGCCGCCGGGTCGCGATCAGCGACGACTACGACGGCGCCAAGGTGCGCACCGTCGTGAACGGCAAGAAGATCTTCACGCCGATGGTCATCGTGTTCGTCGCGATCGGCATGACCGACCTGCTGTTCGCCCTCGACTCGATCCCGGCGATCTTCGGCATCACCCAGAACGCGTTCATCGTGTTCACCGCGAACATCTTCGCGCTCATGGGCCTCCGCCAGCTGTACTTCCTGCTCGGCGGGCTCCTCGACCGGCTGCGCTACCTGCACTACGGCATCGCCTTCATCCTCGCGTTCATCGGCGTGAAGCTCATCTTCCACGCGATGCACGAGAACGAGGTGCCCTTCATCAACGGCGGGCAGCACATCACGTGGGTGCCCGACATCTCCACCTGGACGTCGCTGCTCGTGATCGTGGTCTCGATGACCGTCGCGACCGTCGCGAGCCTCATCGCATCGGCGCGCGAGGCGCGCCGCGGTCCCGAGGCGAAGATCGCCCCGCGCTCCGACGACGCCTGA
- the leuC gene encoding 3-isopropylmalate dehydratase large subunit, producing the protein MTTQIPDRPRNLAEKVWDDHLVVKGEDGQPDLIYIDLHLVHEVTSPQAFDGLRAEGRPLRRLDLTIATEDHNTPTLDIDKPIADLTSRTQIETLRRNAEEFGVRLHSLGDAEQGIVHVVGPQLGLTMPGITVVCGDSHTSTHGAFGAMAFGIGTSEVEHVMATQTLPLKPFKTMAITVEGELKPGVSAKDIILAVIAKIGTNGGQGYVLEFRGSAIRSLSMEGRMTMCNMSIEAGARAGMVAPDETTFAYVKGRPHAPTGQDWEDAVAYWRTLPSDEGAVYDAEIFLDANELEPFVTWGTNPGQGVSLSATVPDPASFDDPNERVAAERALEYMDLAPGTPMKDIPVDAVFMGSCTNSRIEDLRQFASIVKGRTKAEGVRVMVVPGSARVRLEAEAEGLDKVFTDFGAEWRFAGCSMCLGMNPDQLAPGERCASTSNRNFEGRQGKGGRTHLVSPLVAAATAVLGRLASPADLDAAADAAYSISGINGAEA; encoded by the coding sequence ATGACAACGCAGATCCCCGATCGCCCCCGCAACCTGGCCGAGAAGGTCTGGGACGATCACCTGGTCGTGAAGGGCGAGGACGGCCAGCCCGACCTCATCTACATCGACCTGCACCTGGTGCACGAGGTCACCAGCCCCCAGGCCTTCGACGGTCTGCGCGCGGAGGGACGGCCGCTGCGGCGGCTCGACCTGACGATCGCCACGGAAGACCACAACACCCCGACGCTCGACATCGACAAGCCGATCGCCGACCTCACGAGCCGCACGCAGATCGAGACGCTGCGCCGCAACGCCGAGGAGTTCGGCGTGCGCCTGCACTCGCTCGGCGACGCCGAGCAGGGCATCGTGCACGTCGTGGGCCCCCAGCTGGGCCTGACGATGCCCGGCATCACGGTCGTGTGCGGCGACTCGCACACGAGCACGCACGGCGCGTTCGGCGCGATGGCGTTCGGCATCGGCACGAGCGAGGTCGAGCACGTCATGGCGACCCAGACGCTGCCGCTCAAGCCCTTCAAGACCATGGCCATCACCGTCGAGGGCGAGCTGAAGCCGGGCGTGAGCGCGAAGGACATCATCCTCGCGGTCATCGCCAAGATCGGCACCAACGGCGGCCAGGGCTACGTGCTGGAGTTCCGCGGCAGCGCGATCCGCTCCCTCTCGATGGAGGGCCGGATGACGATGTGCAACATGTCGATCGAGGCGGGCGCCCGCGCCGGCATGGTCGCACCCGACGAGACGACCTTCGCCTACGTCAAGGGCCGGCCGCACGCGCCGACCGGCCAGGACTGGGAGGACGCCGTCGCCTACTGGCGCACGCTGCCCAGCGACGAGGGCGCGGTCTACGACGCCGAGATCTTCCTCGACGCGAACGAGCTGGAGCCGTTCGTCACGTGGGGCACCAACCCCGGCCAGGGGGTGTCGCTGTCGGCGACGGTGCCCGACCCCGCGTCGTTCGACGACCCGAACGAGCGCGTCGCCGCCGAGCGCGCGCTCGAGTACATGGACCTCGCCCCCGGCACGCCGATGAAGGACATCCCGGTGGATGCGGTCTTCATGGGCTCGTGCACGAACAGCCGCATCGAGGACCTGCGCCAGTTCGCCTCGATCGTCAAGGGCCGCACCAAGGCCGAGGGCGTGCGGGTCATGGTCGTGCCCGGCTCGGCGCGCGTGCGCCTGGAGGCGGAGGCCGAGGGCCTCGACAAGGTCTTCACCGACTTCGGCGCCGAATGGCGCTTCGCCGGATGCTCGATGTGCCTCGGCATGAACCCCGACCAGCTGGCGCCGGGCGAGCGCTGCGCCTCGACGAGCAACCGCAACTTCGAGGGCCGCCAGGGTAAGGGCGGGCGCACGCACCTGGTGTCGCCGCTCGTCGCCGCCGCGACCGCCGTGCTGGGCCGCTTGGCGAGTCCCGCCGATCTCGACGCGGCAGCCGACGCCGCGTACTCGATCAGCGGCATCAACGGGGCGGAGGCCTGA
- the leuD gene encoding 3-isopropylmalate dehydratase small subunit produces MDKFSTHTGVAAPLRRSAVDTDQIIPAVYLKRVTKTGFDDALFANWRQDPEFVLNQPVYANASVLVAGPDFGTGSSREHAVWALRDYGFKAVLSPKFADIFRGNSGKQGLLTGVIGEADLERLWAAIEAQPGVQITIDLVERTAVLGDLVVPFDIDDYTRWRLLEGLDDIGLTLRNEDRIAEFEARREAWRPRTLPIR; encoded by the coding sequence ATGGACAAGTTCTCGACGCACACCGGCGTCGCGGCGCCCCTGCGCCGCTCGGCGGTCGACACCGACCAGATCATCCCGGCCGTCTACCTCAAGCGGGTGACGAAGACCGGGTTCGACGACGCGCTGTTCGCGAACTGGCGGCAGGACCCCGAGTTCGTGCTCAACCAGCCCGTGTACGCGAACGCGTCCGTGCTCGTCGCGGGCCCCGACTTCGGCACCGGGTCGAGTCGCGAGCACGCCGTGTGGGCGCTGCGCGACTACGGCTTCAAGGCCGTGCTCAGCCCCAAGTTCGCCGACATCTTCCGCGGCAACTCCGGCAAGCAGGGCCTGCTCACGGGAGTGATCGGCGAGGCCGACCTGGAGCGGCTGTGGGCCGCGATCGAGGCGCAGCCCGGCGTGCAGATCACGATCGACCTCGTGGAGCGCACCGCGGTCCTGGGCGACCTCGTCGTGCCGTTCGACATCGACGACTACACGCGCTGGCGGCTGCTCGAAGGCCTCGACGACATCGGGCTCACGCTGCGCAACGAGGACCGCATCGCCGAGTTCGAGGCGCGCCGCGAGGCATGGCGTCCTCGTACGCTGCCCATCCGATAG